One Methylosinus sp. C49 DNA segment encodes these proteins:
- a CDS encoding phage major tail protein, TP901-1 family, translated as MSAQKGKDLLLKLDDGSGSFVSVAGLRTRRLSLNTETIDVTDAESAGRWRELLDGAGVKRASLAGSGIFKDQASDALIRQLFFDGLLRDWRIMVPSFGVIAGVFQITSLDYRGEHNAEMTFDIALESASAVSFTPA; from the coding sequence ATGTCCGCACAAAAAGGAAAAGACTTGCTGTTGAAGCTCGACGATGGGAGCGGAAGCTTCGTTTCGGTCGCGGGCTTGCGCACGCGGCGTCTGTCGCTCAACACGGAGACCATCGACGTCACCGACGCCGAATCTGCGGGTCGTTGGCGCGAACTTCTCGACGGCGCCGGCGTGAAGCGCGCGAGCCTCGCGGGATCCGGAATATTCAAGGATCAGGCGTCGGATGCGCTCATTCGTCAGCTCTTCTTCGACGGCTTGCTGCGTGACTGGCGAATCATGGTTCCGTCGTTCGGGGTAATCGCCGGCGTGTTCCAAATCACCAGCCTCGATTATCGGGGCGAGCACAATGCTGAGATGACATTCGACATAGCGCTCGAATCGGCGAGCGCGGTTTCGTTCACGCCGGCGTGA
- a CDS encoding gene transfer agent family protein yields the protein MANHKRGEIEATLDGESYRLCLTLGALAELESAHGVGDLVALAERFEGRRLSARDLIRIIGCGLRGGGYEKNDDEVARMTVAGGLGDYVKIAADLLSTTFGGGESANPPSQRSASG from the coding sequence ATGGCCAATCATAAGCGGGGAGAAATCGAGGCGACGCTCGACGGCGAGAGCTATCGGCTCTGTCTCACGCTCGGCGCGCTGGCCGAGCTCGAGAGCGCGCATGGCGTGGGCGATCTCGTCGCGCTCGCCGAGCGCTTCGAAGGACGGCGCCTATCGGCGCGCGATCTCATCCGCATTATCGGATGTGGATTGCGCGGCGGCGGGTATGAAAAGAACGACGATGAGGTCGCGCGCATGACCGTGGCCGGAGGGCTCGGCGATTACGTGAAGATCGCCGCCGATCTTCTTTCTACGACCTTCGGCGGAGGCGAAAGCGCAAACCCTCCGTCGCAGCGGAGCGCGAGCGGGTGA
- a CDS encoding rcc01693 family protein, with the protein MRPQPFPWGRAMAFGLGVLRLSPHDFWSMTPLELACAAEGFYGRATIAPSRDALVELMRTFPDGEQK; encoded by the coding sequence GTGAGACCGCAGCCCTTCCCGTGGGGGCGGGCGATGGCCTTCGGCCTCGGCGTGCTGCGGCTTTCGCCACATGACTTCTGGTCGATGACGCCGCTCGAACTGGCGTGCGCCGCGGAAGGCTTCTACGGCCGCGCAACGATAGCGCCCTCGCGGGACGCTCTGGTGGAGCTGATGCGGACGTTTCCAGACGGAGAGCAAAAATGA